Proteins found in one Aquibium microcysteis genomic segment:
- a CDS encoding amidohydrolase produces MPMPADLIVTNARVLTMDEANPRAEALASKDGEIVFVGSASDAAAWAGPDTRTIDARGGSVLPGFIESHVHLFMGAAELVHLQLFGVHGFEALSAALKAYAAQRPGDKVLFGQSCDYTILGVGAPLTRHHLDRIVADRPVALVAPDHHTMWANTKALEMAGLLNGKECNPGNEVVMGADGLATGELRESEAMTPVVHLAGESRVRLGIQTGGEPERRPTPEEWEADKAIMRRGLDYAASHGITSFQNMDGNLYQLEILAEIEKEGGLLCRAQVPFHFKPFMTLADLEKASRMAETYRSEWVSSGMVKVFMDGVLDSGTAHMIEPYGDTPDWRGEPYFSDAEFAALATEIDRRGLQIAVHAIGDAAVRTVLDGYEAARDANGPRDSRHRIEHIEVTTDADIPRFADLGVIASMQPPHPPGSMGLPLEPTVSKIGRDRWRLSYAWRTIKETGAHVVFASDWPVSPIDPIAGIQAAVVRKRWADDLPDQAFTLHEAIAGYTVEGAYAEFMEHRKGRLKPGYMADIVVLSGDVEAVPAESLHEIRPVATICGGRVTYRA; encoded by the coding sequence ATGCCGATGCCTGCCGACCTCATCGTCACCAATGCCCGCGTGCTGACCATGGACGAGGCGAACCCTCGCGCCGAAGCGCTGGCCTCGAAGGATGGCGAGATCGTCTTCGTCGGCAGCGCGTCCGACGCGGCGGCCTGGGCGGGGCCGGACACGCGGACGATCGACGCCAGGGGCGGCTCGGTGCTGCCGGGCTTCATCGAGAGCCACGTCCACCTGTTCATGGGGGCGGCGGAACTCGTTCACCTGCAGCTCTTCGGCGTGCATGGCTTCGAGGCGCTGAGCGCGGCGCTCAAGGCCTATGCCGCGCAGCGGCCCGGCGACAAGGTGCTGTTCGGCCAGTCCTGCGACTACACGATCCTCGGCGTGGGCGCGCCGCTGACGCGCCACCACCTCGACCGCATCGTCGCAGACCGGCCGGTGGCGCTGGTGGCGCCCGACCACCACACGATGTGGGCGAACACGAAGGCGCTGGAGATGGCCGGGCTGTTGAACGGCAAGGAGTGCAATCCGGGCAACGAGGTGGTCATGGGCGCCGACGGGCTCGCCACGGGCGAACTGCGCGAATCCGAGGCGATGACGCCGGTGGTGCATCTCGCGGGCGAAAGCCGGGTCCGCCTCGGCATCCAGACCGGCGGCGAGCCGGAACGCCGGCCGACGCCGGAAGAATGGGAGGCCGACAAGGCGATCATGCGCCGCGGCCTGGACTATGCCGCGAGCCACGGCATCACTTCGTTCCAGAACATGGACGGAAATCTCTACCAGCTCGAGATCCTGGCCGAGATCGAGAAGGAGGGAGGGCTGCTCTGCCGCGCGCAGGTTCCCTTCCACTTCAAGCCGTTCATGACGCTGGCCGACCTCGAGAAGGCCTCGCGGATGGCCGAGACCTACCGGTCCGAATGGGTGTCGTCGGGCATGGTCAAGGTGTTCATGGACGGCGTGCTCGATTCGGGCACTGCCCACATGATCGAGCCCTATGGCGACACGCCGGACTGGCGCGGCGAGCCCTATTTTTCGGATGCCGAATTCGCCGCACTCGCCACCGAGATCGACCGGCGGGGGCTGCAGATCGCGGTCCATGCGATCGGCGACGCGGCGGTGCGGACGGTGCTCGACGGCTACGAGGCGGCGCGGGACGCGAACGGGCCGCGCGACAGCCGGCACCGCATCGAGCATATCGAGGTGACGACCGACGCCGACATTCCGCGTTTCGCCGACCTCGGCGTCATCGCCTCGATGCAGCCGCCGCACCCCCCGGGGTCGATGGGCTTGCCGCTCGAACCCACGGTGTCGAAGATCGGGCGCGACCGCTGGCGGCTGTCCTATGCCTGGCGGACGATCAAGGAGACCGGGGCGCACGTCGTCTTCGCATCCGACTGGCCGGTGTCGCCGATCGACCCGATCGCGGGCATTCAGGCGGCGGTGGTGCGCAAGCGATGGGCAGACGACCTGCCGGACCAGGCCTTCACCCTGCACGAAGCCATCGCCGGCTATACCGTGGAAGGCGCCTATGCCGAGTTCATGGAGCACCGCAAGGGCCGGCTGAAGCCGGGCTACATGGCCGACATCGTGGTGCTGTCGGGCGACGTCGAGGCCGTTCCCGCGGAAAGCCTGCACGAGATCCGGCCGGTGGCCACGATCTGCGGCGGTCGCGTCACCTACCGGGCCTGA